In one window of Methanomassiliicoccales archaeon DNA:
- the tgtA gene encoding tRNA guanosine(15) transglycosylase TgtA gives MFEIIERDGLARICAFHTRRGIIETPCLLPVVNPNINTISPKELYEEFGIRAIITNSYIIMRKRELKESAMYRGVHELLDFPGIVMTDSGTFQSHVYSRIDATNKEIVEFQRDIGSDIGMPLDIFTEPDWEREKTAHAITQTVKRTKEASEIKGEMLLGGVIQGSIFSDLREQCAREMSALPVDIHPIGGVVPLMENYRFADLVDVIVASKKGLVPNRPVHLFGAGHPMVFALAVLLGCDTFDSASYAKFARDGRFMFSTGTYRLEDMKKIVCDCPACRGHDIESIKELDNEARTNLIARHNLYESIAEIERIKKAILEGTLWEFVEMRCRSHPALLDGLRRLAYHKEFLEKYEPLSREGAFFYTGPESLDRPSVFRYERRFFERYTQPPTQILVGFEDSDKPYTAKYAKEIEEISAICDAHFIVMSPLGPVPIELDEIYPVAQSVFPKIHDEVLIKRTRQLMERMSHVQKYGMCVIYDGEETKALLASIAKGKSSFNIDIARVRAVADCQFGKGAADALFDGEITLIKSKNTGRIRNVIVDGKHVLSMRASDGFFSLRIAGATKLHAMFPTPRLRVVVKQESAEFNRKGRNVFCKFVVDCDEDIRPKDEVLVVDENDQLVACGRSLLTKNEMLSFKRGLAVLVREGVM, from the coding sequence ATGTTTGAAATCATTGAGAGAGATGGTCTAGCCCGGATATGTGCTTTCCATACCAGACGCGGCATAATTGAAACGCCATGTTTATTGCCCGTCGTTAATCCCAATATTAACACAATATCACCGAAAGAGCTCTATGAAGAATTTGGGATTCGAGCTATTATCACAAATTCCTACATAATCATGAGGAAAAGAGAGTTGAAAGAAAGTGCGATGTACAGGGGCGTGCATGAACTTTTGGACTTTCCTGGCATCGTCATGACCGATTCGGGCACATTCCAGTCACATGTTTACTCGAGAATAGATGCGACAAACAAAGAGATCGTCGAGTTTCAGCGGGATATTGGATCTGACATTGGAATGCCATTGGACATTTTCACGGAACCTGACTGGGAGAGAGAGAAAACGGCCCACGCTATTACTCAAACAGTCAAACGCACGAAAGAAGCTTCAGAGATCAAAGGTGAAATGTTACTTGGCGGAGTTATTCAAGGTTCTATATTTTCAGATCTCAGAGAACAATGCGCACGAGAGATGTCAGCACTACCCGTAGACATCCATCCAATTGGCGGGGTCGTACCGCTTATGGAGAATTATCGATTCGCCGACTTGGTCGATGTAATCGTGGCTTCAAAAAAGGGGCTTGTACCAAATCGGCCTGTGCACTTGTTTGGAGCGGGTCATCCGATGGTTTTCGCACTTGCCGTTCTATTAGGATGTGACACTTTCGATTCTGCATCTTATGCGAAATTTGCACGAGATGGCCGATTCATGTTTTCGACTGGAACTTATCGACTCGAAGATATGAAAAAAATAGTCTGCGATTGTCCGGCATGCAGAGGACACGATATTGAATCGATCAAAGAACTAGATAATGAAGCACGCACGAATCTGATTGCCAGACATAATTTATATGAATCAATTGCAGAAATTGAGCGCATCAAGAAAGCGATTCTTGAAGGAACTCTATGGGAGTTTGTGGAGATGCGTTGTCGTTCTCATCCAGCTCTTCTTGATGGGCTAAGGAGATTGGCATATCACAAAGAATTCCTTGAAAAATATGAGCCATTGAGCAGAGAAGGTGCATTTTTCTATACAGGTCCCGAGAGCCTCGATCGCCCCTCCGTATTTCGATACGAGAGGCGGTTTTTTGAAAGATACACTCAACCACCCACACAGATTCTCGTGGGATTCGAGGACTCAGACAAGCCTTATACAGCAAAATATGCGAAGGAAATTGAGGAGATATCTGCCATTTGTGATGCTCATTTTATCGTTATGTCTCCGTTAGGTCCCGTACCGATTGAACTCGACGAAATATATCCAGTCGCTCAATCAGTTTTCCCGAAAATTCATGATGAGGTACTGATTAAAAGAACCAGACAGCTCATGGAAAGAATGTCTCATGTTCAGAAATATGGTATGTGCGTCATTTATGACGGGGAAGAAACGAAGGCGCTCCTTGCATCAATCGCGAAAGGAAAATCCTCGTTCAATATTGATATTGCAAGAGTTAGAGCGGTAGCGGATTGTCAGTTTGGGAAAGGCGCCGCCGACGCACTCTTCGACGGCGAAATAACCCTCATCAAGTCAAAAAATACTGGGAGAATCAGAAATGTTATAGTCGACGGAAAACATGTTCTTTCAATGAGGGCTTCTGACGGATTCTTTTCATTGAGAATAGCTGGGGCAACAAAGCTTCATGCTATGTTCCCGACGCCACGCCTGAGGGTCGTCGTAAAGCAAGAATCGGCTGAATTTAATCGGAAAGGACGAAACGTTTTCTGCAAATTTGTCGTTGATTGCGATGAAGACATTAGACCGAAAGATGAAGTTCTTGTCGTCGATGAAAATGATCAGCTTGTTGCATGTGGACGATCGCTTTTGACAAAGAACGAGATGCTTTCATTCAAGAGGGGATTAGCCGTTCTCGTTAGGGAAGGCGTTATGTGA
- a CDS encoding KEOPS complex subunit Pcc1 translates to MNLYFDTSHFITTIVDFFRVSIECTIEISYSNKTHAETIRRAIELENENYATASVEENILVIKATAASIPSLLHTVEDLLVCIKAAEDAMEIGGAISSHNAFPNENG, encoded by the coding sequence GTGAACTTGTATTTCGATACCTCGCATTTTATTACGACGATTGTAGATTTCTTTCGCGTGTCTATCGAATGTACAATTGAAATAAGTTATTCAAATAAAACGCATGCGGAAACGATCAGGAGAGCAATCGAACTTGAAAACGAGAACTATGCAACTGCAAGTGTCGAGGAGAATATATTAGTGATAAAAGCGACAGCGGCTTCCATTCCAAGCTTGCTTCACACAGTTGAGGATCTCCTAGTCTGCATCAAAGCCGCTGAAGATGCGATGGAGATTGGCGGGGCAATATCATCACATAACGCCTTCCCTAACGAGAACGGCTAA
- a CDS encoding nitroreductase family protein — translation MELLECIQKRMSVRSFSDEPVPEEVLLESIRIGNLAPSAGNLQARDFIIVTNKDTKRKLVDAAHGQGFLAEAPVVIVCCANLQRIRSYGRRGVELYCLQDVAAAVENMLLYFVDKGYASCWVGAFDESAVSKILALPSHIRPVAMLPVGKPRGVSHRTSRLNLENIVHWEKW, via the coding sequence ATGGAGCTTCTCGAATGTATACAAAAAAGGATGAGCGTTAGAAGTTTCAGTGATGAGCCGGTACCCGAAGAGGTGCTATTAGAATCGATCAGAATCGGCAATTTAGCACCTTCGGCGGGAAATCTTCAGGCCCGCGATTTCATAATCGTCACGAACAAAGACACAAAGAGGAAGCTCGTAGATGCTGCACATGGACAGGGATTTTTAGCGGAGGCACCAGTCGTCATTGTGTGTTGTGCGAACCTCCAGAGGATAAGGAGCTATGGAAGACGTGGAGTCGAACTCTACTGTCTTCAGGATGTCGCCGCTGCTGTTGAAAACATGCTCCTTTATTTTGTTGACAAAGGATATGCGAGCTGTTGGGTTGGTGCTTTCGATGAGTCCGCTGTTTCGAAAATCTTGGCACTTCCATCTCACATTAGACCCGTGGCAATGTTGCCAGTCGGTAAACCCAGGGGGGTCAGCCACAGGACATCAAGATTGAACCTTGAAAATATCGTGCATTGGGAGAAGTGGTGA
- a CDS encoding VOC family protein produces the protein MIKGVDHIAITVSDMERSVEFYTKVLGLEEVMRLKSKIPGIKEIVFLSAKNTMLELLAVERPEKFVQEDLRKVGVKHLCFAVKDLEKEVERIKSMGIRMAEERHVLNAEHLETVSSKLENIDIKRGLERAVFADPDGILIEIAEWK, from the coding sequence TTGATCAAAGGAGTTGACCACATTGCAATCACGGTCTCGGATATGGAGAGATCAGTAGAATTCTATACGAAGGTTCTCGGGCTCGAAGAAGTTATGAGACTCAAATCAAAGATCCCTGGAATTAAAGAAATCGTTTTCCTCAGCGCGAAAAACACAATGCTTGAGCTCCTCGCTGTGGAGAGACCCGAGAAGTTCGTTCAGGAAGATTTGAGGAAAGTGGGCGTGAAGCATCTATGTTTCGCTGTTAAGGATCTTGAGAAAGAAGTAGAGAGGATCAAAAGTATGGGTATAAGAATGGCGGAGGAACGCCATGTACTAAACGCAGAACATCTGGAAACGGTTTCTAGCAAGCTAGAGAATATTGACATCAAAAGGGGACTGGAAAGGGCCGTCTTTGCCGATCCTGACGGCATCCTGATAGAAATTGCAGAGTGGAAGTGA
- a CDS encoding tRNA (N(6)-L-threonylcarbamoyladenosine(37)-C(2))-methylthiotransferase: MKFFVETYGCTMNQGEGIELSEKLRALGHQPVSSADEAELIILNTCTVIQSTQTKILKRLRELYRLDKNLIVSGCMAAIQPEIIKKVAPNVIVLSPQEYDSFQRVITENYGRISGQEIIHCERTTAIIPIAQGCLGSCTYCITRLARGRLRSYMPDQIVEKARRLVESGARELLLTAQDTASYGFDIGCTLSDLISSIVQIPGKFRIRIGMMNPESLQKIVDDLIDSWRSDKVYKFLHLPVQSGSERILKLMGRRYTVEQFRTQVQLFRSFFPDLTLSTDVITGFPGENDTDHKMTVKLIKEIRPNILNVTRFSPRPGTPAANASDQIPSWISKERSRELTKLRFQISKEIYKAKEGAIEEILITEKGKYDTLIGRTISYVPVVVRGGVEVGSFVKVRIIDSAPTHLLGEVIS; this comes from the coding sequence GTGAAGTTCTTCGTTGAAACATATGGCTGTACCATGAACCAAGGCGAAGGAATCGAACTGTCTGAAAAGCTGAGGGCGCTCGGTCACCAGCCTGTTAGTTCCGCAGATGAGGCAGAGCTCATCATCCTGAATACATGTACTGTTATTCAGTCTACGCAAACGAAAATTCTGAAGCGCCTGAGAGAGTTGTATCGTTTGGACAAGAATCTCATTGTATCTGGATGTATGGCTGCAATTCAACCAGAAATCATAAAAAAGGTCGCGCCGAATGTTATAGTTTTGTCCCCACAGGAATACGACTCATTTCAACGGGTGATTACTGAGAATTACGGTCGAATATCTGGCCAGGAAATCATCCATTGTGAGAGGACGACTGCAATCATTCCAATAGCTCAAGGCTGTCTAGGTTCGTGCACCTACTGCATCACCAGACTTGCGCGGGGGAGATTGAGGAGCTACATGCCTGATCAGATTGTTGAGAAAGCGAGGCGGTTGGTAGAGAGTGGGGCGCGTGAACTGCTTTTGACAGCTCAGGACACGGCGTCGTACGGCTTCGATATCGGATGCACGTTGAGTGATTTAATTTCGTCCATCGTTCAAATTCCTGGCAAGTTTAGGATCAGAATAGGAATGATGAATCCCGAAAGTCTGCAAAAAATCGTAGATGATCTCATCGATTCGTGGCGAAGCGATAAAGTCTACAAGTTCCTTCATTTACCGGTTCAAAGTGGCAGCGAGAGGATTCTTAAGCTCATGGGTCGCAGATACACTGTTGAGCAGTTCAGAACGCAAGTGCAATTGTTTAGAAGTTTCTTCCCTGATCTCACCCTTTCAACAGATGTCATAACTGGTTTTCCTGGTGAAAATGATACCGATCATAAAATGACGGTCAAATTGATAAAGGAGATCAGGCCGAACATACTCAATGTGACGAGGTTTTCTCCTCGGCCAGGAACTCCAGCAGCAAATGCGAGCGATCAGATTCCTTCATGGATATCGAAAGAGAGATCGAGAGAGCTCACAAAGTTGAGATTTCAGATAAGCAAGGAGATTTACAAGGCTAAGGAAGGCGCAATCGAAGAGATCTTGATCACAGAAAAAGGGAAATATGATACCCTCATCGGAAGAACGATTTCCTATGTGCCAGTAGTGGTCAGGGGCGGGGTAGAGGTCGGGAGTTTTGTCAAGGTTAGAATTATCGATTCAGCCCCGACTCATCTCTTAGGGGAAGTCATTAGTTGA
- a CDS encoding (Fe-S)-binding protein has product MAFEATKLRLAKEGNIPEAVKYIKESLGIWRILSDIQIKPSERRWLNAVPYLPEKVENVVFLGCTLPAFPHTVFALLDVFKRTGVDFIALGGGELCCGFPYGPAAGQIQEAEKKARELVTSVKAFSPRRVILTCAGCYRMFTELYPQFLDLDFEIQYYAQFLYEKINDVCLSRPLNKKVILHESCMSQRTRVTEWEMKLMSKLPNLEVTKARDICCGGTPRLTFPQMAQKMADIFRETLTKEVMEARVDYLVNICQLCRMAIYPHMSEFSFFLKDLPTLINESMEGKEYQNKWEIYWKCKNIDEIIEKSRENFEENGLTETEVRRVLPFIFTFYD; this is encoded by the coding sequence ATGGCGTTTGAGGCAACAAAACTCAGACTGGCTAAAGAAGGAAATATACCTGAAGCAGTTAAATACATCAAAGAATCCCTTGGCATATGGAGGATTCTTTCAGACATTCAAATAAAACCATCGGAGAGAAGATGGTTGAATGCGGTGCCTTACCTCCCAGAAAAAGTGGAAAATGTGGTCTTTCTGGGGTGCACTCTTCCTGCCTTTCCTCACACCGTATTCGCTCTTTTGGATGTCTTTAAGAGGACAGGGGTCGACTTCATAGCGTTAGGGGGAGGAGAACTATGTTGTGGGTTCCCCTATGGTCCAGCCGCTGGACAGATTCAGGAAGCCGAGAAAAAGGCCAGGGAACTTGTCACTAGTGTGAAGGCATTCTCTCCTAGGAGAGTTATACTCACCTGTGCCGGTTGTTACCGTATGTTCACCGAACTCTATCCGCAATTTCTTGATCTGGATTTCGAGATACAATATTATGCTCAGTTCCTGTATGAAAAAATAAATGACGTATGCTTAAGCCGACCTCTGAATAAGAAAGTGATCCTACACGAGTCTTGCATGAGCCAGCGCACCAGGGTGACCGAATGGGAAATGAAACTCATGAGTAAGCTTCCTAATTTAGAAGTAACAAAAGCGAGAGACATCTGTTGCGGAGGAACGCCGAGACTGACCTTCCCGCAGATGGCCCAGAAGATGGCAGATATCTTCAGAGAAACACTTACAAAAGAGGTCATGGAAGCCAGAGTCGATTATTTGGTGAACATCTGTCAGCTCTGTAGGATGGCCATTTATCCACACATGAGCGAATTTTCATTTTTCCTGAAAGATCTTCCAACCCTGATCAACGAGTCCATGGAAGGGAAAGAATATCAAAATAAATGGGAAATTTATTGGAAATGTAAAAATATTGACGAGATAATAGAAAAATCAAGAGAGAATTTTGAAGAAAATGGTTTAACGGAGACAGAAGTAAGGAGAGTACTACCTTTTATTTTCACTTTTTATGATTAA